ACACATCGCAGCCGAACAAGGATGCGCAGGCAACCGTCGATGCCTTCAAGGCAAAATATCCCGATGTCGAGGTCGAGTGGATCCGGGACGGGACAACCAAGGTGATGGCCAAGCTGCGTGCGGAGTTCGAGGCCGGCGCGCCGCAGCCCGACGTGTTGCTGATTGCTGACATGGTGACGATGGAGGGCCTGAAAGCCGAAGGTCGGTTGATGGCCTATGAGGGCGCCGATATCACCGCCTACGATCCGGCGATCATGGACAAGGATAAAACCTATTTCTCAACCAAGCTGATCACCTCCGGCATTATGTACAACACCAATGCCCCGATGAAACCGACATCTTACAGCGATCTTCTGAAACCGGATGCAAAGGACAAACTGGCCATGCCGTCGCCGCTGACCTCGGGTGCGGCAACGATCCACATGGCAGCGCTGACAGGCAATCCGGAGCTGGGCTGGGATTATTATGAAGGTCTCGCTGAACAGGGCGCCAACCCCAAGGGGGGCAATGGCGGAACCTACAAGGCCATTGCCGGCGGTGAGAAGCTCTATGGCTTCGTCGTCGATTTCCTGCCGATCCGAAACAAGCTTGAGGGCGCGCCGGTCGAGTTTGTCTTTCCGGCCGAAGGCGTTTCCGCCGTGACCGAGCCCGTCGCCATCCTATCGACGGCGAAGAACCCCGATGCTGCCAAGGCTTTTGTCGATTTCCTGATTTCGGAAGACGGTCAGAAGCTCGCCGCCGGCCAGGGTTATCTTGCCGCACACCCCGCGATCGATCCTCCCAAGGGATTTCCGCCGCGCGATCAGATCAAGCTCATGCCTTTCGATCCTGCCGCGGCGCTTGCGGACGACAAGGAAAACAAGATGAAGTTTACGGAAATTTTTGGCGGCTGATATTTGCGCAAAGTCCTGACTGTGAGCGGCGAGGGGGCAACCCTCGCCGTTCTTTTGCTGATTTCCCTGTTTCTTTTCGGGTTGCCCTTGCTCCTGCTGCTTGAGACGGGTCTTTCCGACGGGCAGGGCTGGTCGATCGCTCCTCTCTTGGGTGCGATGGAGAGTCGATCCGTCCTGCGGGCGCTTTGGCATTCATTGGAAAGCAGTTTTCTCTCCGCGCTCTTTGCACTTGGTCTCGGTACCGTTATGGCGGTGATTATCGGTCTTACCGATGTACGGGCGAAGGCGGTCCTGGTCTTTCTAGTTCTTTTGCCGATGATGATACCGCCGCATGTGACGGCGATCGCGTGGATACAGGCGCTTGGTCCTTCCAGTCCCATATTGCAGTGGCTGTCCATCGCGCCGCCGCTGGGCAGCACCCACCCGCTCTATTCGCGCGGGGGTGTCGTCTTCCTTCTGGGCATCCAGCATGCCCCGCTGGTGTTTCTTCTCGTCAGGGCCGGCCTGCGCGGATTGCCCAAGGACCTTTTCGATTCCGCGCGGGTAAGCGGGGCGAGGCCGCAGCTGGTCATCCGACGCATTCTGGTACCGCTCCTCGTGCCGTCTCTGATCGCCGGATTTGCACTGGCATTTGTTTCGGCGCTCGGGAATTTCGGCATTACGGCGCTGCTGGGAATTCCTGCGCGTTATACCACCCTGCCGGTGCTGATCTGGCGCAGGCTTGCGAGTTTCGGACCGGATGTTCTCACCGATGTTGCGGTTCTCGCCGTTATCATCGCCTTTGTTGCGATTGTGGTGGTTATGGCCCAGATCGCCTGGCAGAACCGGGCGAAAATCGGCCTTATCAGCCAGTCGCAGCAGCCCCTGCGCATCGTGCTGGGCCGCTGGCGACCCGTTGCCGAGGCTCTGATTCTTCTGATCATCGCCGCAACCCTTGTCCTGCCGATTGCCTCGCTGCTTGCAACCTCCCTGGTTCGCACATACGGGCTGCCTCTTGCCGCCGAGACGTTCACTCTGGCAAATTATCTGGAAGTTCTGGTCCGCCAGTCGGTGACGCTCAGGGCCTTTGCCAATTCCACGCTGATTGCAGGTTCGGCGGCGATCATGCTCGGCTTTTTTGCGGCCTTTGTGGGATATTACCTGAACCAGAGGGGCGCACGCCGTATTATGGCGGGCGGCATTGCGGGCATGGGAGACATCGCCTATGCCATCCCGGGCCTGGTGATATCGGTCGGTTTTATCCTGGCCTTTATCAAACCTCTGCCGCTTGTGAATGTCTCCCTTTACGGGACCTGGGGGATCATTTTTCTTGCCTATCTTTGCGCCTTCTTCTCGATTGCGCTAAAGCCAGTCGGCGCGGCCTACGGGCAGCTCGACCGGTCGCTTGATGATGCGGCGCGTGTTGCCGGAGCCCGTTTCTTCCTGAGGATCAAGCGTATCTTTCTGCCTTTGGTGATGCCGTCCGCTGCCTCCGGCGCCATTCTGGTATTTCTGACGGCCTACAATGAGGTCACCGTATCGGCGCTCCTCTGGTCGACGGGCAATGAGACCATCGGAACGACCATTTTCAACTATGAGGATGGCGGCTACACGACGCTCGCGGCCGCCATGTCGAGCATAACCGTCCTTGCAACCGTCCTTTTGATGCTGGCGCTTAACCTTTTCTCGGGCCGGATGCCGGCCGGTGTCATTCCCTGGCGCGATGAATGACCGGGTGCGCCGCGTGAGGCTTCAGAGGTTGTCGGGAAGGAGCCAGGCTGAATTGACCGTCACCGGAAGCGTCTCGCCAATCTCCAACCTCTTTTGCACCGTGACGGGCAGGGTATCTTCCAGGCCTTCAATGGCGACCCGCGCATCCCAGCTTCCGCCGCGATAGGCGACCGTCGTCACCCTTGCATCCCGGCCGTCGTCGCCGATCGCGATATCGGATGGGCGGATGACAGCCCTGTGCATGTTTCGGCTGCCTCGCGCCGAAGCGCCGGTATCGACCGGCTTGCCGCCGATCATCACATGACCATCCGGATCGGTGGTCGCAGCAACAATGCCGCTTCGTCCGACAAAACGCGCCACTTTCTCGGTGGCGGGACGGTTGTAGATCTCCTCCGGTGTGCCGACCTGCAGGAACCGGCCATCGTCCATAACGGCAATATGGCTCGCAAGCGCCATGCCTTCGCGCTGATCGTGGGTGATAAAAAGCGTCGTTGCTCCGGCCATACGATGAAATGTTGCCAGTTCCTCCTCCATCGCATTCCTGAGATGGGGATCAAGATTGGCCAGGGGTTCATCCATCAGGATGATGCGGGACTGCCCGGCAAGGCATCGTGCGAGTGCGACACGCTGGCGCTGTCCACCCGAAAGTTCCGATGGTTTGCGGCCCTCAAGGCCTTCAAGTGAAACGGCTTTAATCTGCGCATCGGCAATGCTGGCGGCGGTCTTGGCATTGCCGCCCGAGGCGGTGACCGGGAAAGACACGTTTTGCCGGACATTCATATGCGGCCACAGTGCATAGGACTGAAAGACCATACCGATCTTCCTGTCTTCCGGCGAGATATGCGTCTGCGGTCCCGATACAGTTTTGCCGTCGATAAGGATTTCCCCGTCGTCGAGCGTCTCAAGACCCGCAATAAGGCGCAAAAGCGTGCTCTTGCCGCATCCGGATGGTCCGAGGATGACAAAGAACTCACCGTCCGGAATCTCTGCTGAGACTTTGTTTACCGCGGCATGATCCGCGAAGGTCTTCAGGGCCGATCTTATGACGACGGACAATTGTTTTCCGCTCCCATGTTCTATCCTGCAAAAGGTTGCTACCGGACAATTCCATCCGAATACAACAATCGATCTTCATGATTGTGACAGTATGTTCTGGTCGCAGGTCAATCACATGGCAAGACCGTCATTTGGCTGCTATAAGCGAGCTGACGGGCTTTTCAGGAGGTGTACGGTGGAAATCAGGCAGATCAACGATGAGTATTCGGTTGCAGGTCAGATAACAGTCGAAGACCTTGAGACAATTGCGGCCATGGGTTTCAAGTCGATCGTTTGTCACCGGCCCGACAACGAAACGGAAGGTCAGCCTTCCTATGGGGAACTGGCCGCCGCCGCGGCGGCGCGCGGCATTGAAATGCGCCACATTCCAGTCGGACGCGAAGGGATCAGTTTTGAACTGGTTCAGGCCTTTGTCGATGCGCTCGATGAAATGGATCGCCCGATGCTGGGCTATTGCCGCTCGGGCGCGCGTTCGACGGCGATTTATCAACAGACCCTGCACATCAGGGCTTAACGCCCTTCAAGCTTCCTCAGTTCTGCGCGGACTTCGTCATTGTGTTCGCCGAGACGCGGGGAGGGGCGTGCATTGCCGGGCGGCGTTTCAGACATCTTGATCGGAGAGGCAACGCCGGGGATTTTTGTACCACGTCCGTCATCAAGCTCGACACGCATGTTGCGGGCCTTGATTTGCGGGTCGTCAAACATCTCGCCAATGGAATTGATCGGGCCGGCGGGCACGGCATTGTCCTTACACTGGTCCAGCAGGCTCGAACGTTCGAATTTCTGTGTCGCTCCGCAGAGGCGTTCGCGTAGATGCGATCGGTTCGCCACCCTGTCCCGGTTGGTGGCAAATCTTGGATCGGCCGCGATGTCGTCGGCACCGAGGATCTTGCACAGGCGCTGAAACTGGCCGTCATTGCCGATCGCAAGGATCAGATAGCCATCGCTTGTCGGGACGACCTCATAGGGCGAGATATTGGGGTGGAAGTTGCCGAGCCGCGTCGGGCTTTGTCCGGTCGCCAGAAAATTCATGTTCTGATTGGACAGGATCGCCGCCTGGCTATCAAGCAGCGCCATGTCGATATGCTGGCCCTTGCCGGTTCTCATGGCGTGGATGAGGGCGGCCTGGATCGCCGATACGGCGTAAAGGCCGGTCACGATGTCGGCAATCGCCACGCCGGCTTTCATTGGCTGGCCGTCGGGTTCGCCGGTGATGGACATGAAGCCGGACATGCCCTGAATAATGAAGTCGTAACCGGCATGGGAAGCATAGGGTCCGCTGTGTCCGAAGCCGGTGATGGAGCAATAGACGAGCTTTGGATTGATGGCGCACGCGCTCTCATAGTCCAGGCCGTATTTCTCAAGACCCCCGGTCTTGAAGTTCTCGATCAGAATGTCGGCTTGGGCAACGAGCTGGCGTACGAATTCCTGATCTTCCGGGTCGCGCAGATCTGCCGTGACCGACCGCTTGCCGCGGTTCGTCGAGTGGAAATAGGCTGCGCCAAGGTTTTCTCCGTCCGCTCCGGTCAGGAAGGGCGGCCCCCAGTGTCTTGTGTCGTCGCCGCCCTTCGGGTTTTCCACCTTGACCACATCCGCACCCAGATCGGCGAGAATCTGCCCCGCCCAGGGCCCGGCCAGAACCCTGGCCAGTTCAACAACTCGGATGCCCTCAAGCGACGCATTAGACATTATGGGCTCTTGCCTCCCGGCGTTTTGCGGCTGCTTCCAGAAGAATCCGTTTCTGATAGCGGCTCTGTACGATTTCCACGGCGACCAGGGTCACCAGGACGAAGTAGAAGGTGGATTTTGCCATTGGCTCAATGGCATGACCGAAGAAGGCCAGATGACCTATATGGCCTCCATCCGACATCAGCATGACGCCAACCAGCAACAGGACAAAAAGTCCCAGTACCTCATACATCCGGTTTTTCTGCAGAAAGCTCGCAACTTTATCCGCCATCAGCACCATCAGGGCGCCGGAGACGACAATGGCGGCGGTCATGACGATGAAGTTTTCTGTCAATGCAACCGCTGAAAGCACTGTATCGAATGAGAAAACCAGGTTCATCGCGACGATCCA
This portion of the Hoeflea prorocentri genome encodes:
- a CDS encoding ABC transporter ATP-binding protein, with protein sequence MSVVIRSALKTFADHAAVNKVSAEIPDGEFFVILGPSGCGKSTLLRLIAGLETLDDGEILIDGKTVSGPQTHISPEDRKIGMVFQSYALWPHMNVRQNVSFPVTASGGNAKTAASIADAQIKAVSLEGLEGRKPSELSGGQRQRVALARCLAGQSRIILMDEPLANLDPHLRNAMEEELATFHRMAGATTLFITHDQREGMALASHIAVMDDGRFLQVGTPEEIYNRPATEKVARFVGRSGIVAATTDPDGHVMIGGKPVDTGASARGSRNMHRAVIRPSDIAIGDDGRDARVTTVAYRGGSWDARVAIEGLEDTLPVTVQKRLEIGETLPVTVNSAWLLPDNL
- a CDS encoding ABC transporter substrate-binding protein, which gives rise to MKRLILTSIAAMALAGQALAADVSGKLVLYTSQPNKDAQATVDAFKAKYPDVEVEWIRDGTTKVMAKLRAEFEAGAPQPDVLLIADMVTMEGLKAEGRLMAYEGADITAYDPAIMDKDKTYFSTKLITSGIMYNTNAPMKPTSYSDLLKPDAKDKLAMPSPLTSGAATIHMAALTGNPELGWDYYEGLAEQGANPKGGNGGTYKAIAGGEKLYGFVVDFLPIRNKLEGAPVEFVFPAEGVSAVTEPVAILSTAKNPDAAKAFVDFLISEDGQKLAAGQGYLAAHPAIDPPKGFPPRDQIKLMPFDPAAALADDKENKMKFTEIFGG
- a CDS encoding CaiB/BaiF CoA transferase family protein, which translates into the protein MSNASLEGIRVVELARVLAGPWAGQILADLGADVVKVENPKGGDDTRHWGPPFLTGADGENLGAAYFHSTNRGKRSVTADLRDPEDQEFVRQLVAQADILIENFKTGGLEKYGLDYESACAINPKLVYCSITGFGHSGPYASHAGYDFIIQGMSGFMSITGEPDGQPMKAGVAIADIVTGLYAVSAIQAALIHAMRTGKGQHIDMALLDSQAAILSNQNMNFLATGQSPTRLGNFHPNISPYEVVPTSDGYLILAIGNDGQFQRLCKILGADDIAADPRFATNRDRVANRSHLRERLCGATQKFERSSLLDQCKDNAVPAGPINSIGEMFDDPQIKARNMRVELDDGRGTKIPGVASPIKMSETPPGNARPSPRLGEHNDEVRAELRKLEGR
- a CDS encoding ABC transporter permease — encoded protein: MRKVLTVSGEGATLAVLLLISLFLFGLPLLLLLETGLSDGQGWSIAPLLGAMESRSVLRALWHSLESSFLSALFALGLGTVMAVIIGLTDVRAKAVLVFLVLLPMMIPPHVTAIAWIQALGPSSPILQWLSIAPPLGSTHPLYSRGGVVFLLGIQHAPLVFLLVRAGLRGLPKDLFDSARVSGARPQLVIRRILVPLLVPSLIAGFALAFVSALGNFGITALLGIPARYTTLPVLIWRRLASFGPDVLTDVAVLAVIIAFVAIVVVMAQIAWQNRAKIGLISQSQQPLRIVLGRWRPVAEALILLIIAATLVLPIASLLATSLVRTYGLPLAAETFTLANYLEVLVRQSVTLRAFANSTLIAGSAAIMLGFFAAFVGYYLNQRGARRIMAGGIAGMGDIAYAIPGLVISVGFILAFIKPLPLVNVSLYGTWGIIFLAYLCAFFSIALKPVGAAYGQLDRSLDDAARVAGARFFLRIKRIFLPLVMPSAASGAILVFLTAYNEVTVSALLWSTGNETIGTTIFNYEDGGYTTLAAAMSSITVLATVLLMLALNLFSGRMPAGVIPWRDE
- a CDS encoding TIGR01244 family sulfur transferase, which translates into the protein MEIRQINDEYSVAGQITVEDLETIAAMGFKSIVCHRPDNETEGQPSYGELAAAAAARGIEMRHIPVGREGISFELVQAFVDALDEMDRPMLGYCRSGARSTAIYQQTLHIRA